Proteins encoded in a region of the Planococcus shixiaomingii genome:
- a CDS encoding PaaI family thioesterase, which yields MSHLERLQKMMTGEVPGAPVAQVLGFEVVEAEEGRVVIELEATERLHNPMGTLHGGILGDIADAAMGLTFVSTLADDELFTTVELKVNFLKPVFKSKLRAEGKIIKKGGTIGLLECHIYDEIGSLVAHSTSTCMVLKGNSNQKRERNS from the coding sequence ATGAGTCACTTGGAAAGATTACAGAAAATGATGACGGGTGAAGTGCCCGGTGCCCCGGTTGCGCAAGTTCTTGGCTTTGAAGTCGTGGAGGCAGAAGAAGGCAGGGTGGTCATCGAACTAGAAGCTACTGAAAGGTTACATAATCCGATGGGCACGCTGCATGGCGGGATCTTGGGTGATATAGCGGATGCTGCGATGGGATTAACCTTCGTCAGTACGCTGGCTGATGACGAACTGTTTACGACGGTGGAACTTAAAGTGAATTTCCTTAAACCGGTTTTCAAATCGAAACTGCGGGCTGAAGGGAAAATAATCAAAAAGGGTGGCACCATCGGATTATTGGAATGCCACATCTACGATGAAATAGGGAGCCTGGTCGCCCATTCAACAAGTACCTGTATGGTTTTGAAAGGGAATTCCAATCAGAAAAGAGAAAGAAATAGTTAA
- a CDS encoding GAP family protein, with product MWPLLSTGVGLGLIDSLNPFTISAQAVLQALVKKSYHIWYYIFGTFISYFIGGLLVIFGIDKFFSTFCGSIMAEYSNIIFSLEITLGIGLVFLGAFLLYKKKKASPSSNKKEKKIAPPKSVTPLFLLFLGVSNTIGDLPTAIPYLIFIAQLVEASISMGSVLFLLLIYNIIYILPLVILFFLYIFNKDKVDTTIEKLRKKVANISDWAAIILPTAAGMFFGIHGYLSLFP from the coding sequence ATGTGGCCTCTCTTATCAACCGGAGTCGGTTTAGGACTAATTGACAGTCTTAACCCTTTTACCATATCAGCACAGGCAGTATTACAGGCACTTGTAAAAAAATCGTATCATATATGGTATTACATCTTCGGCACTTTCATCTCTTATTTTATCGGCGGGTTATTAGTCATTTTTGGGATCGACAAATTTTTCTCGACCTTCTGTGGAAGCATTATGGCCGAGTATAGCAATATAATATTTTCCTTAGAAATAACATTGGGTATAGGTCTTGTCTTCTTGGGTGCTTTCCTTCTTTATAAGAAAAAAAAGGCCTCGCCAAGTAGCAACAAAAAAGAGAAAAAAATAGCTCCGCCTAAATCTGTGACACCCTTATTCCTGCTTTTCCTCGGAGTATCGAATACAATAGGCGATTTACCAACGGCCATACCGTACCTGATTTTTATTGCACAGCTTGTGGAAGCTAGTATTTCAATGGGGTCAGTGCTATTTTTACTTCTGATCTACAATATCATTTACATCCTTCCTCTCGTTATTCTTTTCTTTCTGTATATTTTTAATAAGGATAAGGTAGATACCACCATCGAAAAGCTAAGGAAAAAAGTCGCGAATATAAGTGATTGGGCGGCAATTATTTTGCCGACAGCCGCAGGAATGTTTTTTGGGATTCATGGATACCTAAGCTTATTCCCATAA
- a CDS encoding MarR family winged helix-turn-helix transcriptional regulator translates to MSKTTVKTKLDRFIKKSQSLERTYEEYALSKGLTYMSFTVLGIVYDNPESCTQKLICERSLYTKQSVNLIIKSFWKDGYVELKEDPADRRNKKIYFTEKGQVYADEVIGNLLNVEKQAMEQLSDEQWEQLLQMVDVFEKNFLAGIANLLPPKE, encoded by the coding sequence GTGAGTAAGACCACTGTTAAAACAAAACTAGATAGGTTTATTAAAAAATCTCAGTCTTTGGAAAGAACTTATGAGGAATACGCGCTTTCAAAGGGGTTAACATACATGAGCTTTACAGTGCTGGGCATTGTCTATGACAATCCCGAAAGCTGTACGCAAAAGTTGATATGTGAACGTAGTTTATACACGAAGCAAAGCGTGAACCTGATCATTAAGTCCTTTTGGAAGGATGGATATGTGGAATTGAAAGAAGATCCGGCAGATCGCCGTAACAAGAAGATTTATTTTACTGAAAAAGGACAGGTATATGCCGACGAGGTCATTGGCAATCTTTTGAACGTAGAAAAGCAAGCAATGGAACAGTTAAGCGATGAGCAATGGGAACAGCTTCTCCAAATGGTGGACGTGTTCGAGAAAAATTTTTTAGCTGGTATTGCGAACCTTCTTCCACCCAAGGAATGA
- a CDS encoding aminoglycoside phosphotransferase family protein: MITITNEVVKKLINDQFPEWSDLEIKPVKTSGNDNRTFHLGEHMAIRLPSAEPYVPQVEKEQKWLPLLAKELSLPIPTPIAKGNPTKEYSFPWSINKWLVGESLTLSNIHNINQFARDLGAFLVELQSIEVNGGPLAGPHNFYRGGNIAVYDQESKKVIEQNKDSLNVPLLNEIWELALDSTWKENPVWVHGDIAPGNILVREGKLAAVIDFGILGVGDPSCDMAIAWTFFDNQSRQIFRETLKADEETWNRARGWALWKALITFNWDKNSNEKSADESLEIIKKIEQDYKEK; encoded by the coding sequence ATGATTACAATCACGAATGAAGTAGTAAAAAAATTAATTAATGATCAATTTCCAGAATGGTCAGATCTGGAAATTAAACCTGTGAAAACTAGCGGGAATGATAATCGAACATTCCACTTAGGCGAACATATGGCAATAAGATTACCAAGTGCAGAACCTTACGTTCCTCAAGTAGAGAAAGAGCAGAAGTGGTTGCCACTATTAGCGAAAGAACTCTCTCTGCCAATCCCTACACCGATAGCAAAAGGAAATCCTACCAAAGAATATTCATTCCCCTGGTCGATAAACAAATGGTTGGTAGGGGAGTCGTTAACTTTAAGTAATATTCATAACATCAATCAATTTGCAAGAGACTTAGGAGCATTTTTAGTGGAATTGCAATCTATTGAGGTCAACGGAGGACCATTGGCTGGGCCACATAATTTTTATAGAGGTGGAAATATAGCGGTATACGATCAAGAATCGAAAAAAGTGATTGAACAAAATAAAGATTCTCTAAATGTGCCTTTACTGAACGAAATCTGGGAACTTGCACTAGATTCAACTTGGAAAGAAAATCCGGTTTGGGTACATGGGGATATAGCACCGGGCAATATTCTTGTGAGGGAGGGCAAGCTTGCTGCGGTCATAGATTTTGGTATTTTAGGAGTTGGAGATCCGTCTTGTGACATGGCTATTGCATGGACATTTTTTGATAATCAAAGTAGACAGATATTCAGAGAAACACTAAAGGCAGATGAAGAAACTTGGAACAGAGCAAGAGGGTGGGCTTTATGGAAGGCCTTAATCACTTTCAACTGGGATAAAAATTCCAATGAAAAAAGTGCAGATGAATCACTCGAAATTATTAAGAAAATTGAACAGGATTATAAAGAGAAATAA
- a CDS encoding RNA polymerase sigma factor yields the protein MSNERISEITEWYQQHSDAIFRYILLMVRNHQQAEDLTQETFINAFKYYDTFERKANPKTWLFRIAHNLTVDFIRKQKPLELLKELVLLGKNTSTLPEEMVEVRENSTELYHALGQLKVPYREVIILRKIREFSIEETGEILNWSQSKVKNTLSRAIAALEKQLNKEGIIHEKN from the coding sequence TTGTCGAATGAGCGAATAAGCGAAATCACTGAGTGGTATCAGCAGCACAGTGATGCGATATTCAGGTACATATTGCTGATGGTACGCAATCATCAGCAGGCTGAGGATTTAACACAAGAGACGTTTATCAACGCATTCAAGTATTATGACACCTTTGAACGAAAGGCAAACCCGAAAACCTGGCTTTTTCGCATTGCCCATAACCTCACCGTTGATTTTATTCGAAAGCAAAAGCCGCTTGAGCTGTTAAAGGAGCTTGTACTGCTCGGAAAAAATACCAGCACCTTACCTGAAGAAATGGTGGAGGTCAGAGAGAACTCAACAGAACTTTATCATGCGCTAGGCCAGCTAAAAGTTCCGTATCGCGAAGTCATTATCCTGAGGAAAATAAGGGAGTTCAGTATAGAAGAAACCGGAGAAATTTTAAATTGGTCGCAAAGCAAAGTGAAAAACACCCTTTCTCGTGCCATTGCCGCATTGGAAAAACAATTGAATAAGGAGGGAATTATCCATGAAAAAAACTGA
- a CDS encoding NAD(P)-dependent alcohol dehydrogenase, with protein sequence MKIKAAVTPKTGQPFEITDIELPELESKDVLIRVTASGICHTDVSGRDTGMVNPPAVLGHEGAGIVEEIGSEVTELQKGDHVVVSFASCGKCDNCLANHPAHCRYYGELNLNSHIDQETNELVSRFFGQSSFATYSLVNQRNVVKIDKDMDLALAAPLGCGLQTGASSVLNVLKPEAGSSIAVFGVGAVGLSGIMAAKIAGCKNIIAIDLHENRLELAKELGATATIKSGKSVDTAEKINEITGAGVQHVLDTTGVDVVIAQAIASLDTFGKIVTVVTDFNLSIPLEALALKGGSIIGTSQGDATPQTFIPEMISYYKKGQFPYDRMVKYYEFDEINKAFEESENGSVIKPVLKINY encoded by the coding sequence ATGAAAATTAAAGCTGCAGTCACCCCTAAAACGGGACAACCTTTTGAAATCACTGACATTGAATTGCCAGAACTTGAATCAAAAGATGTTTTAATAAGAGTAACAGCATCCGGGATTTGTCATACTGATGTTTCAGGGAGAGACACAGGTATGGTCAATCCACCCGCAGTTCTTGGTCATGAAGGCGCTGGAATCGTTGAAGAAATAGGGTCTGAAGTTACTGAATTGCAAAAAGGAGATCATGTAGTCGTCTCATTCGCAAGCTGTGGAAAATGTGATAATTGTTTAGCCAATCACCCTGCACATTGCAGATATTACGGTGAACTGAATTTGAATAGCCATATTGACCAAGAAACCAATGAATTGGTTTCCAGATTCTTTGGTCAGTCTTCATTTGCAACATACTCACTCGTTAACCAAAGGAATGTTGTGAAAATTGATAAGGATATGGACTTAGCTTTAGCAGCTCCACTAGGGTGTGGCTTACAAACAGGAGCTAGCAGTGTTTTAAATGTGCTCAAGCCTGAAGCAGGAAGTTCTATCGCGGTATTTGGAGTCGGAGCCGTTGGATTAAGTGGAATTATGGCTGCTAAAATTGCAGGCTGCAAAAACATTATTGCAATTGATCTCCATGAAAATCGCTTAGAACTTGCAAAAGAGTTGGGTGCAACTGCGACTATAAAAAGTGGCAAAAGTGTTGATACTGCAGAAAAAATCAATGAAATTACTGGAGCTGGAGTGCAGCATGTACTTGATACTACCGGAGTAGATGTGGTGATTGCACAGGCAATCGCATCATTAGATACTTTCGGAAAAATAGTTACGGTTGTTACTGATTTTAATCTTTCCATACCTTTGGAAGCTTTAGCATTAAAAGGCGGCAGTATTATAGGAACCAGTCAAGGCGATGCAACTCCACAAACATTCATTCCAGAAATGATTTCTTATTATAAAAAGGGACAATTTCCATATGATCGAATGGTAAAATACTATGAATTCGATGAAATAAATAAGGCATTTGAAGAATCAGAGAATGGTTCAGTAATCAAGCCTGTTTTAAAAATTAATTATTAA
- a CDS encoding helix-turn-helix domain-containing protein has translation MEKRNYTITEAMPIFGVSRTTITYWINAGIIDAEKEKGKWIIDGHSVKDWQRFQALGFPAANQVIRKRFEIALEKNKNL, from the coding sequence ATGGAAAAGAGAAATTATACGATTACCGAGGCAATGCCAATTTTTGGAGTTAGTCGTACAACTATTACTTACTGGATAAACGCAGGTATTATTGACGCCGAGAAAGAAAAGGGAAAATGGATTATTGACGGCCATTCGGTAAAAGACTGGCAAAGATTTCAGGCTTTAGGCTTTCCTGCCGCCAATCAAGTAATAAGGAAAAGATTTGAAATTGCATTAGAGAAAAATAAGAATTTATGA
- a CDS encoding sigma-70 family RNA polymerase sigma factor yields MARDDAETSLSEEQLKQAMDQYGEYLIRLAYLYVKDWAIAEDIMQEVFLTYYRKADQFEQRSSLKTYLSKMTINKCHDHLRSWKNRQSFFSESIGNLISRSHTPEEAVVEQSGQADLMGKVMELPIKYQEVILLYYYQEFNGNEISQLLDCSENTVKTRLKRAKALLKDQVSLREWEGLPDEQI; encoded by the coding sequence GTGGCGAGGGATGATGCAGAAACAAGCTTGAGTGAAGAACAACTGAAGCAGGCAATGGATCAGTACGGCGAATACTTGATCCGGCTGGCTTATCTGTACGTAAAGGATTGGGCAATTGCTGAAGACATCATGCAAGAAGTCTTTCTCACGTACTACCGGAAAGCGGATCAGTTTGAACAGCGTTCTTCCCTTAAAACCTATCTCTCCAAAATGACAATCAATAAATGCCACGACCACCTTAGAAGCTGGAAAAACAGACAGTCGTTCTTTTCGGAGTCGATTGGCAATCTGATTTCCCGTTCCCATACGCCTGAAGAAGCGGTGGTAGAGCAATCGGGGCAAGCCGATCTAATGGGTAAGGTAATGGAGCTACCTATCAAATACCAGGAAGTCATCCTCCTATATTACTACCAGGAATTCAACGGCAACGAAATCAGCCAGCTGCTGGACTGCTCGGAAAATACCGTGAAAACCAGACTCAAAAGAGCGAAGGCGTTGTTGAAGGACCAAGTCAGCCTAAGAGAATGGGAGGGGTTACCGGATGAACAGATTTAA
- a CDS encoding DUF4362 domain-containing protein, with product MKKNWVLFLFSCLVLFGCQNDYASFPTSDTITERNLGKVENLNRFQTFLKNFNKEQPDHILILTYTTEGDPIYLDLQYDGKAIHFTRDMTEDEYGSFEVTETVCTELRKEESDKRVDYLLGDCEDQSQDTILVVIEH from the coding sequence GTGAAGAAAAATTGGGTGTTATTTTTATTTAGTTGTCTTGTTCTCTTTGGATGTCAGAATGATTATGCTTCTTTTCCGACATCGGACACAATTACAGAGAGAAACTTAGGAAAAGTAGAGAATTTAAACCGTTTTCAAACGTTTTTAAAGAACTTCAATAAAGAGCAACCCGACCATATACTGATCCTTACTTATACGACGGAGGGAGACCCTATTTATCTTGATCTTCAGTATGATGGCAAGGCCATTCATTTCACGAGAGACATGACTGAAGATGAATACGGTTCATTTGAAGTGACAGAAACGGTTTGCACGGAACTGCGCAAAGAGGAATCTGATAAAAGAGTGGATTATCTGTTAGGCGATTGCGAAGACCAAAGCCAGGATACTATTTTGGTTGTCATAGAACATTAA
- a CDS encoding YybH family protein: protein MTKIFSEVYDVLEAYKTAAYEKDVEKFLSLYAPGIHIYDCWGNWESKGISSWETTVSEWFNGLREESVFLEVTFNEVVIEKTSTLAFVHCAVTFTGYQEESGEPLHQTTNRFTYGLKKVKNSWSITHEHSSLPIDFETGKGI from the coding sequence ATGACGAAAATTTTCTCTGAAGTGTACGATGTTCTTGAAGCTTACAAAACCGCAGCTTATGAAAAAGATGTCGAGAAATTCTTGTCCCTGTATGCACCTGGAATCCACATTTATGATTGTTGGGGAAACTGGGAAAGCAAAGGAATTTCTTCATGGGAGACGACTGTATCCGAGTGGTTTAATGGTTTGCGTGAAGAGAGCGTTTTCCTTGAAGTTACTTTTAATGAAGTCGTAATTGAAAAAACTTCAACCTTGGCATTTGTACATTGTGCAGTGACGTTTACAGGTTATCAAGAAGAATCGGGTGAGCCACTTCATCAAACGACTAACCGGTTCACCTACGGACTGAAAAAAGTGAAAAACTCATGGTCAATCACCCATGAACATTCCTCGTTGCCTATAGATTTTGAAACAGGTAAAGGCATTTAG
- a CDS encoding cysteine hydrolase family protein, whose amino-acid sequence MQKKALVIIDIQNDITKNYKGIIDNINKSIDWAVENNIHVVYIRHENLSPGTRTFKTDTQGAELAPDLKKVSENVFTKYKGNALTSEEFTDFISINEIDDFYITGADAVACVKSTCYNLRKSNYGVRVLSDCITSYDKKKIDGMIDYYESKGCEIICLNDLVI is encoded by the coding sequence ATGCAGAAAAAAGCTTTGGTAATCATTGATATCCAGAATGACATAACTAAGAATTACAAAGGCATCATTGACAATATCAACAAATCAATTGATTGGGCGGTCGAAAATAATATTCATGTCGTTTATATAAGACATGAGAATTTGTCACCTGGCACGAGAACTTTTAAAACAGATACACAAGGTGCCGAATTAGCTCCGGATTTGAAAAAAGTATCGGAAAATGTTTTTACAAAATATAAAGGGAATGCATTAACGAGTGAAGAGTTCACAGACTTTATTAGCATAAATGAAATAGACGACTTCTACATCACTGGAGCGGATGCTGTTGCTTGTGTTAAGTCAACTTGTTATAACCTACGTAAATCAAACTATGGGGTTCGTGTACTATCAGATTGCATTACCAGTTACGATAAAAAGAAAATTGATGGGATGATCGACTATTATGAAAGTAAAGGATGCGAGATAATTTGTTTGAATGACTTAGTGATTTAA
- a CDS encoding DUF2268 domain-containing putative Zn-dependent protease (predicted Zn-dependent protease with a strongly conserved HExxH motif), whose protein sequence is MEISKQDKSVKVVPRLTHMEIFLEAIALHPESSRKDLFLKIFNLSEKELETISFFGIFNLESEIGRLETQLNKLRNLSYEDFIKDELTLLQKEYPVLKAVEFELFILDEQDHFVRDKLGGVSAFTDWSGKMFFAVFPDAQVRSTLRSVINHEYHHHWRTHSLNITEQNQTLMDRLLLEGLAEHFVKIRLGDAYLGPYKDALTEEQAKDLWERTYKLCRNELGERTDFYMFGSKDENLPHWAGYSLGYYLVKWYIEKNEGSSFEYLTSLDSEKFSV, encoded by the coding sequence TTGGAGATTAGTAAACAAGATAAATCAGTTAAAGTAGTCCCTCGCCTTACACATATGGAAATTTTTCTTGAAGCAATAGCCTTGCATCCGGAGTCCAGCAGAAAAGATCTCTTTCTAAAAATATTTAATCTTTCGGAAAAGGAATTAGAAACGATATCGTTCTTTGGAATATTCAATCTGGAAAGTGAGATAGGAAGGCTCGAAACCCAATTAAATAAGTTGCGCAACCTGTCTTATGAAGACTTTATAAAGGACGAATTAACACTTCTCCAAAAAGAATACCCAGTCTTAAAAGCTGTAGAATTTGAGTTGTTCATTCTTGATGAACAGGATCACTTTGTTAGAGACAAACTTGGAGGCGTTTCAGCATTCACGGATTGGAGCGGCAAGATGTTTTTCGCCGTCTTTCCTGACGCTCAAGTTCGCTCCACCTTAAGATCCGTCATTAACCACGAATATCATCATCATTGGCGAACACATTCCTTAAATATTACCGAACAGAATCAAACATTAATGGATCGATTGTTACTAGAAGGTTTAGCAGAACATTTTGTGAAAATCAGATTAGGCGACGCCTATCTTGGTCCGTATAAAGATGCCCTCACCGAAGAACAAGCCAAAGATTTATGGGAACGTACATACAAACTATGTCGCAACGAACTAGGTGAAAGAACCGATTTCTACATGTTTGGAAGCAAAGATGAAAACTTGCCACACTGGGCCGGTTATTCCCTCGGATACTACTTAGTGAAATGGTATATAGAGAAAAACGAAGGAAGTTCATTTGAGTATCTGACATCCTTGGATAGTGAAAAATTTTCAGTGTAA
- a CDS encoding putative glycolipid-binding domain-containing protein: MLSSEIVWENKETFGCEYLKFFTKEHAFNVESTAIYMESSYPVQIDYQIDLDKSWRTIKVHIQNRSGEILEITSTGKGDWFDQHGTRIDELNGAIDVDISATPFTNTLPINRVDWKLNQRREFEMVYVTVPTLTVQKVKQTYTFIESKEETRIFHFQSSDFESQISVDEKGFVTDYPQLFTRRY; encoded by the coding sequence ATGCTTTCGAGTGAAATAGTCTGGGAGAATAAAGAAACTTTTGGCTGCGAGTATTTAAAATTTTTCACTAAAGAACATGCATTTAACGTAGAAAGTACAGCAATTTATATGGAATCAAGTTATCCTGTGCAAATCGACTATCAGATTGATCTAGATAAATCTTGGAGAACGATAAAAGTGCACATTCAAAATAGGAGCGGAGAAATATTAGAAATTACTTCCACTGGAAAAGGAGATTGGTTTGATCAGCATGGAACGAGAATTGATGAGTTGAACGGAGCAATTGATGTTGACATATCAGCTACTCCATTCACCAATACATTGCCCATTAACCGTGTCGACTGGAAACTTAATCAAAGAAGAGAATTTGAGATGGTCTACGTAACTGTTCCAACATTGACAGTACAGAAAGTGAAACAAACGTATACATTTATCGAAAGCAAAGAGGAAACTCGGATTTTTCATTTCCAAAGTAGCGATTTTGAATCGCAAATATCGGTCGATGAAAAAGGTTTTGTTACTGATTACCCGCAATTGTTCACCAGAAGATATTAG
- the lepB gene encoding signal peptidase I: MKLLLLSVFVLFLSACSAGEAADKKENSVVSEAAASEVVKDEDTKPEVELVEANENTKLIQWLSDSMDRGNHDYDTMAHSELVVELNYSEANRGDVIYYKTPESAVEKNPQLPEFYIARVVGLPGETVEISNGQVFIDDKKLDTFYSKALAHGLDKEAFFEMAEKNKETMDINEESFRDYFSTSMESVKVTEGNVFVLVDQWWRGTDSRDFGELPLERVEGKVIGYVKNK; the protein is encoded by the coding sequence ATGAAATTGCTCTTGCTATCGGTATTTGTCTTGTTTTTGAGTGCTTGTTCTGCTGGAGAAGCTGCGGACAAAAAGGAAAACTCAGTGGTGTCAGAGGCCGCTGCTTCGGAAGTGGTGAAGGATGAAGATACGAAACCAGAAGTTGAACTTGTAGAAGCTAACGAAAACACAAAGTTGATTCAATGGCTATCCGATTCGATGGATAGGGGAAATCATGATTATGACACAATGGCACATAGTGAATTGGTTGTGGAATTGAATTATTCAGAAGCTAACCGGGGAGACGTCATTTATTATAAAACTCCTGAGTCAGCCGTTGAGAAGAACCCACAATTGCCTGAATTCTACATTGCGAGAGTGGTGGGCTTGCCTGGAGAAACTGTGGAAATCAGCAATGGCCAAGTTTTCATTGATGACAAGAAACTGGATACGTTCTATTCAAAGGCGTTAGCGCATGGTTTGGATAAAGAAGCATTTTTTGAGATGGCGGAGAAAAACAAAGAAACAATGGACATCAACGAAGAATCGTTCCGTGACTATTTTTCTACCAGTATGGAGTCTGTGAAAGTAACTGAAGGGAATGTCTTTGTCTTAGTGGATCAATGGTGGAGAGGAACAGATAGCAGGGACTTTGGGGAGTTGCCCTTAGAGCGAGTGGAGGGCAAAGTTATAGGCTACGTCAAAAATAAATGA